One Rossellomorea aquimaris DNA window includes the following coding sequences:
- the sleB gene encoding spore cortex-lytic enzyme has product MVLMCSLFMISSEGEKADAFTNQVIQHGATGEDVIELQSRLQYIGYYNGDIDGVFGWGTYWALRNFQYEFGLPIDGLAGAKTKEKLVKASKYNKQFVKKQIEKGNNFSHYGGADLNKQKGPGGGGAGGGTSGGKAAPQKQPAPKPAPTPSKPTAVNTPNGFSQNDIQLMANAVYGEARGEPYEGQVAVAAVILNRIDSSAFPNTAAGVIFEPGAFTAVADGQIWLTPNEQAKEAVLDAINGWDPSSSALYYFNPVTATSKWIWSRPQIKKIGKHIFCS; this is encoded by the coding sequence ATGGTGCTTATGTGTTCTCTTTTTATGATTTCGTCTGAAGGAGAGAAGGCAGACGCTTTTACGAATCAAGTGATACAACATGGCGCAACAGGTGAGGATGTAATCGAGCTTCAATCCAGACTTCAATATATCGGGTATTATAACGGTGATATTGATGGAGTATTTGGGTGGGGAACATATTGGGCTCTGAGAAACTTTCAATATGAGTTCGGACTTCCCATTGATGGTTTGGCAGGAGCGAAAACGAAAGAAAAACTGGTGAAAGCCTCGAAGTATAACAAGCAATTTGTAAAGAAACAAATTGAAAAAGGCAACAACTTCAGTCACTATGGCGGAGCAGATTTAAACAAACAAAAAGGTCCTGGAGGTGGCGGGGCTGGAGGCGGAACATCCGGTGGAAAAGCAGCTCCTCAAAAGCAGCCTGCTCCAAAGCCAGCACCAACTCCATCCAAGCCAACGGCAGTGAACACACCTAATGGATTTTCACAAAACGACATTCAATTGATGGCAAATGCCGTATACGGAGAAGCCCGTGGCGAGCCATATGAGGGACAAGTTGCTGTAGCGGCCGTTATTCTCAATCGGATAGACAGTTCTGCATTCCCGAATACAGCCGCAGGCGTCATTTTTGAACCTGGTGCCTTTACAGCTGTAGCAGACGGCCAGATATGGTTAACACCAAATGAACAAGCGAAAGAAGCGGTTTTAGATGCCATAAACGGCTGGGATCCTTCTTCAAGTGCTCTCTATTACTTTAATCCTGTGACAGCAACAAGCAAGTGGATTTGGTCACGTCCACAAATCAAGAAAATAGGAAAGCACATATTCTGTAGTTAA
- a CDS encoding metallophosphoesterase: MLEISMFLLVGGVSLLFFMLYEARRNVVKMVKVKLPALPHNMGPISIFFISDIHKRVLSDGIIDEVKGKADFVIIGGDLLEKGVPFSRVEQNLDKLLTLGKVYFVWGNNDHEVNTNRLKDIFKQKGIIDIVNDSVKVPIHKGKINMIGVDDASTQRASYSSALKKTRPSEFNILISHDPRLVRQVRKEEGVDLMLSGHTHGGQIRLFGWGLYEKGRLEKLPQTTLLVSNGYGTTGLPLRLGAPAETHLLTIEKE; this comes from the coding sequence ATGCTTGAAATTAGTATGTTTTTATTAGTAGGGGGAGTCAGTCTCCTCTTTTTTATGTTATATGAAGCACGGAGAAATGTTGTGAAAATGGTGAAGGTAAAGCTTCCCGCCCTTCCTCATAATATGGGACCGATTTCAATCTTTTTTATATCTGATATACATAAGCGGGTATTATCAGACGGAATTATTGATGAAGTGAAAGGGAAAGCGGATTTTGTCATCATTGGCGGGGATCTTCTTGAAAAAGGAGTGCCTTTTTCAAGAGTTGAACAAAATTTAGATAAACTATTGACACTGGGTAAGGTTTATTTTGTTTGGGGCAATAATGATCATGAAGTGAATACGAACAGGCTGAAGGATATATTTAAACAAAAGGGAATCATTGATATTGTAAATGATTCAGTTAAGGTGCCTATTCATAAAGGGAAGATTAACATGATCGGAGTGGACGATGCCAGTACGCAAAGAGCTTCTTACTCTTCTGCCCTAAAAAAAACAAGACCGTCTGAATTTAATATTCTAATCAGTCATGACCCGAGGCTTGTGAGGCAGGTACGAAAAGAAGAGGGGGTTGACTTGATGTTGAGTGGCCATACACACGGTGGACAAATTCGATTGTTTGGATGGGGACTGTATGAAAAAGGAAGACTTGAAAAGCTCCCCCAGACCACCCTATTAGTAAGTAACGGCTATGGGACAACGGGGCTCCCGTTACGCTTGGGAGCCCCGGCAGAGACCCATTTACTGACAATCGAAAAGGAATGA
- a CDS encoding MerR family transcriptional regulator → MSNEKKLEGKYNIKAVSTILGIQPGTLRAWERRYQIIAPVRNESGHRLYTEQHLNILKWLVEKVNQGFTISQAVALLDKQELEENEIASSERKDRTQSISDDLLKALLSFDETKAHELINQSFAVYTIDKVVIDILGSLLVKIGDLWENGKITTAHEHFATSILRSRIGIIMHSFPHNGILPKVVAVCGPEEWHELGLLIFTLYVRRKGFEVIYLGSSIKENDIDIVLDEVDPKFLFFSCTLLENVDNLLSLVTSLKSERESLEIGIGGFAVDHLPKEKKEEFQEHIVGQSKSDWELWLKSKL, encoded by the coding sequence ATGAGCAATGAAAAGAAATTAGAAGGTAAATATAATATAAAAGCTGTGTCCACAATCTTAGGTATACAACCAGGTACATTAAGGGCATGGGAGAGAAGATATCAGATAATTGCTCCTGTACGTAATGAATCAGGTCACCGTTTGTACACAGAACAACATTTAAATATATTAAAATGGCTGGTTGAGAAGGTCAATCAGGGATTTACCATCAGTCAGGCAGTTGCGTTACTTGATAAACAAGAGCTGGAAGAAAATGAGATCGCATCCTCTGAACGTAAGGACCGTACTCAGAGCATCTCGGATGATTTGTTAAAAGCACTCTTAAGCTTTGATGAAACAAAAGCTCATGAATTAATCAATCAGTCGTTTGCTGTTTACACAATTGATAAAGTTGTGATTGATATCCTGGGCAGCCTGCTGGTTAAAATCGGAGACCTGTGGGAGAACGGGAAAATCACGACGGCCCACGAGCATTTTGCAACATCGATACTTAGATCACGTATCGGTATCATCATGCACTCTTTTCCACACAACGGAATCTTACCTAAAGTAGTAGCAGTTTGCGGACCGGAAGAATGGCATGAATTAGGATTGTTAATCTTTACTCTCTACGTAAGAAGAAAGGGATTTGAAGTAATCTATTTAGGCTCCAGTATTAAAGAAAATGATATCGACATCGTTCTTGACGAAGTCGATCCTAAGTTTCTATTCTTCTCCTGTACCTTATTGGAAAATGTAGACAACCTGCTGTCACTCGTTACTTCATTAAAGAGTGAGCGGGAAAGCCTGGAAATTGGAATTGGCGGTTTTGCTGTAGACCATCTCCCAAAAGAAAAGAAAGAGGAATTCCAGGAACACATTGTCGGACAATCCAAATCTGATTGGGAGCTTTGGCTGAAAAGTAAATTATAA
- a CDS encoding adaptor protein MecA — translation MKLERISDNKIKFSISVEELEQKGLFEQDQWKDSYMWHDLFEDMLDEVQGKFGIETQMEITVEIESFDDQEICMILTLESEDDFSDWEEESGILKSMNDHDVLVYFDDFEDVLDLLKRINELNKVNNRLIHLSIYYYEKNYYLLIENLLEYDSLVMEAICAEYGQQSKITKHILMEYGRAVLIKDSIDKILFYF, via the coding sequence ATGAAGCTTGAAAGAATTTCTGACAACAAAATTAAATTTTCCATTAGTGTAGAAGAATTGGAGCAAAAAGGCTTATTTGAACAAGACCAATGGAAAGATTCCTATATGTGGCATGACCTTTTTGAAGACATGTTAGATGAAGTTCAGGGGAAGTTCGGCATTGAAACACAAATGGAAATCACCGTGGAGATTGAGTCATTTGATGATCAGGAAATCTGCATGATCCTCACATTAGAGTCAGAAGATGACTTTTCTGATTGGGAAGAAGAAAGTGGAATCTTGAAGTCCATGAATGATCATGATGTGCTCGTTTACTTTGATGATTTCGAGGATGTACTGGACCTCCTTAAACGCATCAACGAATTGAACAAAGTGAACAATCGCCTTATACATTTAAGCATTTATTATTATGAAAAAAACTACTACTTACTGATTGAAAATTTATTGGAATACGATAGCTTAGTCATGGAGGCTATTTGTGCTGAATACGGTCAGCAATCAAAGATTACCAAACATATCCTGATGGAGTATGGCCGCGCTGTGTTAATAAAGGACTCCATTGATAAAATATTGTTTTATTTTTGA
- the ypeB gene encoding germination protein YpeB, with the protein MLRVILITVLVLGVAGTAFWGYQEHQEKNAILINAENNYQRAFHELTYQVDLVHDKIGSTLAMNSRKSLSPALADIWRLTSQAHSDVGQLPLTLLPFNKTEEFLSNIGDFSYRVAVRDLDKNPLTDKEYKSLENLYEQSADIQNQLRKVQHLVMENNLRWMDVELALASGNEQADNTIIDGFKTVEKNVSGYDEANFGSTTFVNTEKKDQNFQKIKGKEISKDEAVSILRKYSGISEKTDAKVTKSGKGSDYKFYSVTIENGKTHASMDVTQKGGYPIWYINNREVQKPKISLNKAAEKATAFLKDNDFDKLELFESAQYDNIGIFTYVTVLDGVRIYPDSVKIKVALDNGQIVGFAAEEYLKNNHDREIGQASITQAQAKETTNPNLKVMEERKAVIVNDLNEEVLCYEFLGMLGKDTFRIFINANTGEEEKVEKLRKAEPIYEEVV; encoded by the coding sequence TTGCTACGTGTCATTTTAATAACGGTGCTCGTCCTGGGTGTTGCAGGGACCGCATTCTGGGGATACCAAGAGCATCAGGAGAAAAATGCGATATTAATCAATGCTGAAAATAACTATCAAAGAGCGTTCCATGAGTTAACTTATCAAGTGGATCTGGTTCACGATAAGATAGGTTCGACTCTTGCCATGAATTCAAGGAAATCATTGTCTCCGGCGCTTGCCGATATATGGAGATTAACTTCTCAGGCACACAGCGATGTAGGGCAGCTTCCGTTAACACTTCTGCCGTTTAATAAAACAGAAGAGTTCCTAAGTAATATTGGAGATTTCAGCTACCGGGTAGCAGTGAGGGATTTAGATAAGAATCCTTTAACGGATAAAGAGTATAAATCACTTGAAAATTTATATGAACAAAGTGCTGATATTCAGAATCAGTTAAGAAAAGTTCAACATCTGGTTATGGAGAACAACCTGAGATGGATGGATGTGGAGCTTGCTTTGGCATCAGGAAATGAACAGGCTGATAACACCATTATCGATGGCTTTAAAACCGTTGAAAAGAATGTATCCGGATATGATGAAGCCAATTTTGGTTCTACAACATTTGTGAACACTGAGAAGAAAGACCAAAATTTTCAGAAGATTAAAGGGAAAGAGATTTCAAAGGATGAGGCCGTTTCAATCTTAAGAAAATATTCCGGGATAAGTGAAAAGACTGATGCGAAAGTAACAAAAAGTGGGAAAGGCTCTGACTATAAATTTTATAGTGTAACGATTGAAAATGGTAAAACTCATGCAAGTATGGATGTTACTCAAAAAGGTGGATATCCAATCTGGTATATTAACAATCGGGAAGTTCAGAAACCAAAAATCAGCTTAAATAAAGCTGCAGAGAAAGCGACTGCCTTCCTGAAAGATAACGATTTTGACAAATTAGAACTATTTGAAAGTGCACAGTATGACAACATTGGTATTTTCACCTATGTGACCGTATTGGATGGTGTAAGGATTTATCCGGACTCTGTTAAAATAAAGGTAGCATTAGATAATGGACAAATCGTCGGATTTGCTGCTGAAGAATACTTGAAGAATAATCATGACAGAGAGATCGGACAAGCGTCCATTACTCAAGCTCAGGCTAAAGAAACGACAAACCCTAATCTTAAAGTAATGGAAGAACGTAAAGCGGTAATTGTGAATGATCTTAATGAAGAAGTGCTCTGCTACGAATTCTTAGGGATGCTGGGTAAAGATACCTTTAGAATATTTATCAATGCAAACACAGGAGAAGAAGAAAAAGTAGAGAAGCTCAGAAAAGCGGAACCGATTTATGAAGAAGTCGTCTAA
- the prsW gene encoding glutamic-type intramembrane protease PrsW, which produces MLVILSAGIAPGLALLSYFYLRDEYEAEPITLVFKTFMYGALITFPIMFLQYVLEVEGIIDSNWSTAFISSGLLEEFFKWFILMFAIFQHVDFNDPYDGIIYGASVSLGFATIENILYLVANGVEHAFGRAILPVSSHALFGVIMGYYLGKAKFSSSEERHKWLFIAISVPLLLHGTYNYIFLAEKNWIYYMVPFMFFLWWLGLKKVKSAHRLTEKKYTGTDFEKEII; this is translated from the coding sequence ATGCTGGTGATTTTATCAGCGGGTATAGCACCAGGATTAGCATTGCTAAGTTACTTTTACTTGCGGGATGAATATGAGGCAGAACCTATTACGCTAGTTTTCAAAACCTTTATGTATGGGGCCCTTATTACCTTTCCTATTATGTTTTTACAATATGTTTTAGAAGTTGAAGGAATTATTGATTCAAATTGGTCGACGGCATTTATTTCTTCAGGACTTTTAGAAGAATTTTTTAAATGGTTCATTTTGATGTTTGCGATCTTCCAACATGTTGATTTTAATGACCCTTACGACGGCATTATCTATGGTGCAAGTGTGTCACTTGGATTTGCTACTATTGAAAATATTTTGTATTTGGTTGCTAACGGTGTTGAACATGCGTTTGGAAGAGCGATCCTGCCAGTTTCAAGTCATGCGTTGTTCGGTGTCATTATGGGATATTACTTAGGGAAAGCAAAGTTTTCCTCCAGTGAAGAAAGACATAAGTGGCTTTTCATTGCGATTTCTGTGCCCCTACTTTTACATGGAACATATAATTACATCTTTTTAGCCGAGAAAAACTGGATCTATTATATGGTACCGTTTATGTTTTTCTTATGGTGGCTTGGTTTGAAGAAAGTGAAAAGTGCTCATCGGTTAACAGAAAAGAAATACACGGGTACTGATTTCGAAAAAGAAATTATTTAA
- a CDS encoding Glu/Leu/Phe/Val dehydrogenase gives MVADKGKENHQASDHHDVLKSTQTVIHLALDKLGYSQEVYELLKEPVRMLTVKIPVRMDDGKVKVFTGYRAQHNDAVGPTKGGIRFHPNVTEKEVKALSIWMSLKCGIVDLPYGGGKGGIICDPRDMSFRELERLSRGYVRAISQIVGPSKDIPAPDVFTNSQIMAWMMDEYSRIDEYNSPGFITGKPLVLGGSHGRETATAKGVTICIHEAAKKKGIKLKGARVVVQGFGNAGSFLAKFMHDAGAKVIGISDAYGGLHDKDGLDIDYLLDRRDSFGTVTKLFNNTITNDELLELDCDILVPAAIENQITEKNAHNIRASIVVEAANGPTTLEATKILTERGILLVPDVLASSGGVTVSYFEWVQNNQGYYWSEEEVEEKLEKILVSSFNNVYETSQSRRVDMRLAAYMVGVRKMAEACRFRGWI, from the coding sequence ATGGTAGCCGATAAGGGGAAAGAAAATCACCAAGCATCTGATCACCACGATGTATTGAAATCTACACAAACGGTTATTCATCTTGCACTTGATAAATTGGGGTATTCACAAGAGGTATATGAATTATTAAAAGAACCTGTACGAATGTTAACGGTTAAAATACCAGTCCGGATGGATGATGGGAAAGTAAAAGTTTTCACGGGATACCGTGCTCAACATAATGATGCAGTTGGACCAACAAAAGGTGGGATTCGATTTCACCCGAATGTAACTGAAAAAGAAGTTAAAGCGCTTTCCATATGGATGAGCTTGAAATGTGGAATTGTAGACCTTCCGTACGGTGGAGGTAAAGGGGGGATCATTTGTGATCCCCGGGATATGTCATTTAGAGAGCTAGAGCGATTAAGTCGTGGTTATGTTCGCGCAATCAGCCAAATTGTCGGACCATCTAAAGATATTCCCGCTCCCGATGTTTTTACAAACTCTCAAATCATGGCGTGGATGATGGACGAATACAGCCGAATTGATGAGTATAATTCTCCAGGGTTTATTACAGGGAAACCATTGGTGCTTGGGGGATCACATGGACGTGAAACGGCAACGGCAAAAGGTGTGACGATTTGTATTCATGAAGCAGCCAAGAAAAAAGGAATAAAGCTTAAAGGGGCGAGAGTAGTCGTTCAAGGCTTTGGTAATGCCGGAAGCTTCCTTGCAAAGTTTATGCATGATGCAGGAGCGAAGGTGATTGGGATTTCTGATGCATACGGTGGACTTCATGACAAAGATGGGCTGGATATTGATTATTTGCTGGATCGCCGGGATAGTTTTGGAACGGTTACGAAATTATTTAATAATACGATAACAAACGATGAACTATTAGAGCTGGACTGTGACATTCTCGTGCCTGCAGCCATCGAGAATCAAATCACAGAGAAGAATGCTCACAATATAAGAGCAAGCATTGTGGTAGAGGCAGCGAACGGACCGACAACCTTGGAAGCAACGAAAATCCTCACCGAGCGTGGGATTTTACTGGTTCCTGATGTGTTAGCATCATCGGGTGGGGTGACGGTTTCTTACTTTGAATGGGTTCAAAATAATCAGGGGTATTACTGGTCTGAAGAAGAAGTGGAAGAAAAATTGGAGAAGATTTTGGTCAGCTCCTTTAACAATGTATACGAAACTTCCCAGTCCAGAAGAGTCGATATGAGACTCGCCGCATATATGGTCGGGGTAAGAAAAATGGCCGAAGCATGCCGGTTCAGAGGTTGGATTTAA
- a CDS encoding spore coat associated protein CotJA yields the protein MHEFYKAYYPYVSPFDPCKPITRKVYSTPPNLYLGFQPPNLEQYSPKEALQKGTLWKVFYDPYYSPYEKMKGE from the coding sequence GTGCACGAATTTTACAAAGCTTATTACCCATATGTAAGCCCATTCGATCCGTGTAAGCCTATTACCCGGAAAGTCTATTCAACGCCCCCTAATCTTTACTTAGGATTCCAACCTCCCAACCTGGAGCAATATTCACCAAAAGAAGCGTTACAAAAAGGTACTCTATGGAAAGTGTTTTATGATCCCTACTATAGCCCCTATGAAAAGATGAAGGGAGAATAG
- a CDS encoding spore coat protein CotJB, protein MKQLPPHYYEVLEELQAVDFVILDLTLYLDTHPEDYDAISQYNMYIKTRKQIKKKFEKEFGPLTNFGYSYSNYPWDWKDAPWPWQV, encoded by the coding sequence ATGAAACAGCTTCCCCCCCATTATTATGAAGTGCTGGAAGAATTACAAGCCGTAGATTTCGTGATCCTTGACCTTACCCTTTACCTTGATACGCACCCTGAAGATTATGATGCAATCTCTCAATATAATATGTATATCAAAACGCGAAAACAAATTAAGAAGAAATTCGAAAAGGAATTTGGTCCTTTGACAAACTTTGGATATAGCTACTCCAATTACCCATGGGATTGGAAGGATGCTCCATGGCCATGGCAAGTTTAA
- a CDS encoding YpfB family protein produces the protein MRTIKSVERILIKLVIIHFILLITVQFVIHELNILPELNKIVFYEGVEKMEYSEIVETLSGKAGN, from the coding sequence GTGAGAACAATTAAATCCGTTGAGCGAATTTTAATCAAATTAGTCATTATACATTTCATTTTATTAATAACTGTCCAATTCGTCATCCATGAATTAAATATCCTTCCGGAGCTGAATAAAATCGTTTTTTATGAAGGTGTCGAAAAAATGGAGTACAGCGAAATAGTCGAAACCTTATCCGGTAAAGCAGGTAATTAA
- a CDS encoding CBS domain-containing protein — MFVKSAMIPKHKCYVVDENDSIEKTLTVLEHHKIDGVPVLSNEEYKGVATRYNIYQSFFLSGMDKEAFLKEKKVRDIIADTDKYITDKDVFENALVELKDSPILPVVGPDKNFLGLITRFDVLDQFRSAFGMDQKGVRIAFSSVETEGRIARLGDIIQQYSESVISLVTFDETDKLLRRIVLKVEKKDNMEKFLHKLEKSGFRILDIQEDE, encoded by the coding sequence ATGTTTGTAAAAAGTGCCATGATACCGAAGCACAAATGCTATGTGGTAGATGAAAATGACTCGATTGAAAAGACCCTTACAGTTCTGGAGCACCATAAAATTGATGGAGTGCCGGTACTCTCGAATGAAGAATACAAAGGGGTGGCAACACGCTACAATATTTATCAGAGCTTCTTCCTTTCAGGAATGGATAAAGAAGCCTTTCTCAAGGAGAAAAAGGTTCGTGATATTATTGCCGATACAGACAAATATATAACCGACAAAGATGTATTCGAAAATGCATTGGTCGAATTGAAGGATTCTCCGATTCTTCCAGTTGTAGGACCGGATAAAAATTTCCTTGGATTGATTACCCGGTTTGATGTACTTGATCAATTCAGAAGTGCATTTGGGATGGATCAAAAGGGAGTGCGAATCGCCTTTTCCTCTGTGGAAACAGAAGGACGGATTGCCCGTCTTGGTGATATCATCCAGCAGTACTCGGAATCGGTCATTTCCCTGGTTACCTTTGATGAAACCGATAAATTATTACGACGTATCGTACTAAAGGTCGAAAAAAAGGACAATATGGAAAAATTCCTTCATAAGTTAGAGAAATCAGGATTCCGTATACTGGATATTCAAGAAGATGAATAA
- a CDS encoding YpdA family putative bacillithiol disulfide reductase has product MKMEECIIVGGGPCGLSAAISLKEKGIDPLIIEKGNIVNAIYHYPTHQTFFSSSEKLEIGDVPFVIEEHKPRRNQALVYYREVAKRKGLRINRFETVHKVEKQDGRFSVSTSKGMYKSKSIVIATGYYDHPNYLEIPGEKLEKVFHYFKEAHPFFDTDVVVIGGKNSAVDAALELNKAGARVTVLYRGSEYSKSVKPWILPNFDALVRNGEVTMEFNACVDEITQNSVIYNVKGEKKEIKNDFVFAMTGYHPDHSFLTKMGIDIDKETGRPAFHQETMETNVEGIYIAGVIAAGNNANEIFIENGRLHGGLIAESITQEEK; this is encoded by the coding sequence TTGAAAATGGAAGAATGCATTATTGTAGGCGGGGGACCATGCGGGTTGTCAGCTGCTATTAGTTTAAAAGAAAAGGGAATCGATCCTTTAATCATTGAAAAAGGGAATATCGTTAATGCCATTTATCACTATCCCACTCATCAAACGTTTTTTTCATCAAGTGAAAAGCTTGAGATTGGTGACGTTCCTTTTGTTATTGAGGAACACAAACCAAGGCGGAATCAAGCACTCGTGTATTATCGTGAGGTAGCGAAGCGGAAAGGTTTAAGAATCAATCGATTTGAAACAGTTCATAAGGTGGAGAAGCAAGACGGCCGTTTTTCCGTTTCCACCTCTAAAGGAATGTATAAAAGTAAATCAATTGTCATTGCGACCGGTTACTATGATCATCCCAATTATTTAGAGATACCAGGAGAGAAATTAGAGAAAGTCTTTCATTATTTTAAAGAAGCACATCCCTTTTTTGACACAGATGTGGTTGTGATTGGAGGGAAGAATTCAGCGGTTGATGCAGCACTTGAATTGAATAAAGCGGGAGCAAGAGTAACCGTACTATACCGGGGAAGTGAGTACTCAAAGAGTGTGAAGCCTTGGATTCTCCCTAACTTTGATGCGCTTGTCAGAAATGGCGAAGTAACGATGGAATTTAACGCGTGTGTAGATGAAATTACACAGAACTCTGTCATTTACAATGTAAAGGGTGAGAAAAAAGAAATCAAAAATGACTTTGTGTTTGCCATGACAGGTTATCATCCGGATCATAGCTTTCTGACGAAAATGGGAATAGATATTGACAAGGAAACAGGGAGACCTGCTTTTCATCAAGAAACGATGGAAACGAATGTAGAAGGAATCTATATTGCAGGTGTCATTGCTGCGGGAAACAATGCGAATGAGATCTTTATTGAAAATGGTCGTTTGCATGGCGGATTGATCGCTGAATCCATTACACAAGAAGAAAAATGA
- a CDS encoding flagellar brake domain-containing protein produces the protein MIKAGTTLQLEPIHNDTFERYRCRVVEIGEEGLYIDYPIHTKTEKAVFLIDGTQLKASFIVNEQTVLMFETEVKGRKLSKIPMIHIHYPGEEGLEKVQRRQFVRVEANTDISIKINEGYFPTITEDISAGGCAVLVREGMDLKSGSNISTTIVLPMQTGENQYVEIEGKVIRVWEKSHKKIASVEFVHLTENQRQLILRFCFERQLNLRKKGLLE, from the coding sequence ATGATAAAAGCAGGTACCACATTACAGTTGGAACCCATACATAATGATACATTTGAACGGTATAGGTGCCGGGTCGTTGAAATCGGGGAAGAAGGGCTTTATATCGATTACCCTATTCATACAAAAACAGAGAAAGCCGTTTTCTTAATAGATGGCACACAACTTAAAGCAAGCTTCATCGTCAATGAGCAGACGGTACTTATGTTTGAAACAGAAGTGAAGGGCCGCAAACTATCCAAAATACCGATGATCCACATTCATTATCCAGGTGAGGAAGGTTTAGAGAAGGTCCAAAGAAGACAGTTTGTGCGGGTAGAAGCGAACACAGATATCTCAATAAAAATAAATGAGGGGTATTTTCCAACGATTACAGAGGATATCAGTGCAGGAGGATGCGCGGTATTGGTGAGAGAAGGAATGGATCTGAAAAGTGGTTCTAACATTTCTACGACCATCGTTTTGCCCATGCAAACAGGTGAGAACCAGTATGTAGAAATAGAAGGTAAAGTGATCCGCGTCTGGGAAAAAAGTCACAAAAAAATTGCAAGCGTTGAATTTGTTCATTTAACTGAAAATCAACGACAGCTTATTTTAAGATTTTGCTTTGAAAGACAGTTGAACTTACGAAAAAAAGGGTTACTTGAATAA
- a CDS encoding asparaginase: MKKDILVIHTGGTISMMEDEQTGAVTPGKENPLSVQTSIVSNIANLTVLEAFHLPSPHITPEHMQKLKDIIETKYREKSFDGVVITHGTDTLEETAYFLDLTLSLPVSLVVTGAMRSSNEIGADGLYNLISSVRVAADDKSRNKGVLVVLNDEIHSAKNVTKTHTSNVSTFQSPQYGPIGIVTKRGVLFHHQPTSNEHYQVCDISKRVTLIKAYAGMDSGLLVAIKDLQYDGVVIEALGQGNLPPDTVDGINGLLAANIPVVLVSRCFNGIVQDIYGYSGGGKQLKEKGVIFSNGLNGQKARIKLMVALSQTHDIKELEAIFKN; encoded by the coding sequence ATGAAGAAAGATATTTTGGTTATACATACAGGCGGGACCATCTCTATGATGGAAGACGAACAGACTGGAGCAGTCACTCCCGGGAAGGAAAATCCCCTTTCGGTACAAACGTCTATTGTATCGAATATAGCAAATCTAACGGTCTTAGAAGCATTTCATCTGCCGTCTCCTCATATCACACCGGAGCATATGCAGAAATTAAAAGATATTATCGAAACGAAATATAGGGAAAAATCATTTGACGGAGTCGTCATTACCCACGGAACAGATACGCTCGAAGAAACTGCCTACTTCCTGGATTTAACCCTTTCTCTTCCAGTCTCCCTTGTCGTTACGGGGGCAATGAGATCAAGTAATGAGATTGGAGCGGACGGACTGTATAACCTCATTTCATCCGTTCGGGTAGCTGCTGATGACAAATCCAGGAACAAAGGGGTTTTAGTCGTCCTGAATGACGAAATCCACTCTGCTAAGAACGTAACCAAAACTCACACAAGCAATGTATCTACCTTTCAAAGTCCACAGTACGGCCCAATCGGGATTGTGACTAAAAGAGGCGTTCTTTTTCATCACCAGCCAACATCAAATGAGCATTATCAGGTTTGTGACATTTCCAAGAGGGTTACCCTGATCAAAGCATATGCCGGAATGGATTCAGGCTTATTAGTTGCCATAAAAGACCTACAGTACGATGGGGTTGTAATCGAAGCATTAGGGCAAGGAAATCTCCCGCCTGATACGGTCGATGGAATTAATGGGCTGTTAGCTGCTAATATCCCAGTTGTATTGGTTTCGAGATGCTTTAATGGAATTGTTCAGGATATATACGGCTATTCAGGAGGGGGGAAACAACTGAAAGAAAAAGGCGTGATCTTCTCAAATGGCCTTAATGGACAAAAGGCAAGAATCAAGTTAATGGTGGCTCTGTCCCAAACCCATGACATTAAAGAATTAGAAGCGATTTTCAAAAATTAA